From Acidobacteriota bacterium, one genomic window encodes:
- the mutL gene encoding DNA mismatch repair endonuclease MutL, producing MAKIHVLPEVLAHQIAAGEIVERPASVAKELLENALDASSTSISVEASDGGRKRLAVRDDGVGMSEEDARLAFERHATSKISSMEDLDAVRTLGFRGEALPTIASVSRLRLRTVEGQESEQEPLGTEIEYEGGKLVEVRELAWPAGTEVIVEDLFFNVPARRKFLKTTGTELGHVSRQVHYYALAYPEVDFRFRHNDRVIFQAPAVASLRERVFQVLGEKFLANLTSVDFEKSGIRVHGFTSLPHEQKSNTNSQYLYVNRRMVRDKVLMHAIRQAYRDLIPSASHPALILFVETDPSLLDVNVHPAKTEIRFRNSNEVHSAVFHAIEEALLKHRSGLGSLARDIPSDQLRAEGEDPAQARRHGVARSIEGFFHRQTASSPLFKSERPFGYGRGGASYPHGYPHSGGYEGKDQASGSSHAASIPLPPRGDDPHAANIPETFHISSAPVVLGQFVESFIVAADRDGVLLIDQHVAHERILYDRALRQMQSGQDVPVQGLLVPITIDLTPQQKVVMEDVLEELRGNGFEVDWFGEDTIVVKGLPQVAKNCDVGELIEGILDDLSSGTRDKDDSGQAVQRLREKIAISLSCRSAIKINTPLAKEKMQWFLDELFACENPYTCPHGRPIVLRMTVEDVLRGFHRI from the coding sequence GTGGCTAAGATTCACGTTCTGCCTGAAGTCCTGGCGCATCAGATCGCCGCCGGAGAAATCGTGGAGCGTCCGGCTTCGGTGGCCAAGGAACTGCTGGAGAACGCCCTCGACGCTTCTTCCACCAGCATCTCGGTAGAGGCCTCTGACGGCGGCCGCAAGCGTCTGGCCGTGCGCGACGACGGCGTGGGGATGAGCGAAGAGGACGCCCGGCTGGCTTTTGAGCGTCACGCCACCAGCAAGATCTCCAGCATGGAGGATCTGGACGCCGTACGTACGCTGGGATTCCGCGGGGAGGCCCTGCCCACTATCGCCTCCGTGTCGCGGCTGCGCCTGCGCACGGTGGAAGGCCAGGAATCCGAGCAGGAGCCTTTGGGCACCGAAATCGAGTACGAGGGCGGCAAGCTGGTGGAAGTCCGCGAACTGGCTTGGCCGGCGGGCACCGAGGTGATCGTCGAGGATCTCTTTTTCAACGTCCCCGCCCGCCGCAAGTTCCTCAAGACCACCGGCACCGAGTTGGGCCACGTGTCGCGCCAGGTGCATTACTACGCGCTGGCCTATCCCGAGGTGGATTTTCGTTTCCGTCACAACGACCGGGTCATCTTCCAGGCCCCCGCGGTGGCGTCGCTGCGGGAACGCGTCTTTCAGGTGCTGGGAGAGAAGTTTCTGGCCAACTTGACCTCGGTCGATTTCGAGAAGTCAGGCATACGGGTCCACGGCTTCACTTCCTTGCCTCACGAGCAGAAGAGCAACACCAACAGCCAGTATCTCTACGTCAACCGCCGCATGGTTCGCGACAAGGTGCTCATGCACGCCATCCGGCAGGCTTACCGCGACCTCATTCCTTCCGCTTCCCATCCGGCGCTGATCCTCTTCGTGGAGACCGACCCGTCGCTGCTCGACGTGAACGTGCATCCTGCCAAGACCGAGATCCGCTTCCGCAATTCCAACGAAGTCCACAGCGCGGTTTTCCACGCCATCGAAGAGGCCTTGCTCAAGCACCGCAGCGGACTGGGGAGCCTGGCCCGCGATATTCCCTCGGATCAGTTGCGTGCCGAAGGAGAAGACCCGGCTCAGGCCCGGCGTCACGGCGTGGCCCGCAGCATCGAGGGCTTTTTTCATCGTCAAACCGCCTCTTCGCCTCTATTCAAGTCGGAGCGCCCCTTTGGCTACGGGCGCGGCGGCGCCAGCTACCCGCACGGCTACCCGCATTCGGGAGGGTATGAGGGCAAGGATCAAGCTTCGGGTTCTTCTCATGCCGCCTCCATCCCGCTTCCTCCCCGGGGCGACGACCCTCATGCCGCCAACATTCCCGAGACCTTTCACATTTCTTCGGCTCCGGTGGTGCTGGGACAGTTCGTGGAGAGCTTCATCGTGGCCGCCGACCGCGACGGGGTGTTGCTCATCGACCAGCATGTGGCCCACGAGCGCATCCTCTACGACCGTGCCCTGCGTCAGATGCAGAGCGGCCAGGACGTTCCCGTACAAGGCCTGCTGGTGCCCATCACCATCGACCTCACCCCCCAGCAGAAAGTGGTCATGGAAGATGTCCTGGAAGAGTTGCGCGGCAACGGCTTCGAGGTGGACTGGTTCGGCGAAGACACCATCGTGGTCAAGGGGCTGCCCCAGGTGGCCAAGAACTGCGACGTGGGGGAGCTCATCGAAGGCATCCTCGACGATCTTTCCAGCGGCACGCGCGACAAGGACGACTCGGGCCAGGCCGTACAGCGCCTGCGCGAGAAGATCGCCATCAGCCTCTCCTGCCGCAGCGCCATCAAGATCAACACTCCTCTAGCCAAGGAAAAGATGCAGTGGTTTCTGGACGAGCTTTTCGCCTGCGAAAACCCCTACACCTGCCCCCACGGCCGCCCCATCGTCCTGCGTATGACCGTCGAAGACGTCCTCCGCGGCTTCCACCGCATTTAG
- a CDS encoding nucleotidyltransferase domain-containing protein, with product MDRQRKLKLAQAIARGQMQQSEVVAVMLVGSVALGVESADSDLDIAVFSDGVESPDQEIFQREGVRIGLEFYPVLEFHDWPEVPILPRSELRNCGRFLRGMVLESRWSDLEDVRAKWRSAILHPSEALTILTIAKKTLSDEGGEPSLEAWKRGWHLQAAAFALAIVALSLAPCRFQKPKWLARDLAECGPASLLRVLRILCSSGCADEAQARRATEAAAWAVEEGCRVGSLPALSFDVAIHDSDAISIYRTYRDASSLLRDGDWEGAIYTSFFCIRMMHSYLRGLAARKAQPSPEEASKWADQAIKGTRERLGAPTRAQLEQAVEELWDIAHSCKAEYLKRASSVQMSQGQAETLGQVDALFSSKEGWL from the coding sequence ATGGATCGACAACGGAAGCTGAAACTGGCTCAGGCGATCGCCCGCGGCCAAATGCAGCAGAGCGAGGTGGTGGCGGTGATGCTCGTGGGATCGGTGGCGCTGGGAGTAGAGTCTGCGGATTCTGACCTCGATATCGCGGTTTTCTCAGATGGCGTTGAAAGCCCGGACCAGGAGATCTTCCAGCGCGAGGGTGTCCGCATTGGCCTGGAGTTCTACCCGGTGCTGGAATTTCACGATTGGCCTGAAGTGCCCATTCTGCCTCGAAGCGAACTGAGGAACTGCGGTCGATTCTTGCGGGGAATGGTGCTGGAGTCGCGTTGGAGCGATCTTGAAGACGTGCGTGCCAAGTGGCGGTCGGCCATTCTGCATCCGAGCGAAGCGCTGACAATCCTGACAATAGCCAAAAAGACCCTCAGCGACGAGGGAGGAGAGCCCTCGCTGGAGGCATGGAAAAGGGGCTGGCACCTGCAGGCTGCCGCCTTTGCTCTCGCCATCGTGGCCCTGTCTCTTGCCCCTTGCCGATTCCAGAAGCCCAAGTGGCTGGCACGTGACTTGGCTGAATGCGGACCTGCTTCTCTTCTAAGAGTTCTGCGCATCCTCTGCTCTTCGGGTTGTGCCGACGAGGCTCAGGCCCGCCGGGCCACGGAAGCAGCCGCTTGGGCAGTCGAGGAAGGTTGTCGAGTGGGTTCGCTTCCTGCCCTCAGCTTCGATGTAGCGATCCATGACAGCGATGCGATATCGATTTACCGAACCTACCGGGACGCTTCCAGTCTGCTCAGGGACGGCGACTGGGAAGGCGCCATCTACACGTCGTTCTTTTGTATCCGCATGATGCATTCCTACCTCAGAGGTCTGGCCGCCAGAAAGGCTCAGCCCAGTCCGGAGGAGGCTTCCAAGTGGGCCGACCAGGCCATAAAGGGCACTCGTGAGCGCCTGGGTGCTCCCACCCGCGCTCAGTTGGAGCAAGCGGTCGAAGAACTATGGGACATTGCCCATAGCTGCAAGGCCGAATACTTGAAGCGGGCCTCTTCGGTCCAGATGTCACAAGGCCAGGCGGAAACATTGGGTCAAGTCGATGCCTTGTTTTCGTCGAAAGAAGGCTGGCTATGA
- a CDS encoding ABC transporter permease — MILDGILRDCRDAVRALARNPALSLFSILTLGVATGAAIIVFSILDSILLQPLPYQEADRLVLLWEADEQWDQDWGMVSEAAFVKWRDELRTLQGLAAIRNASFSLTGLETPESPLVRMATPSYFSLLGAEAELGRTFSPHDESAGAEKVVLLSYGLWQRVFGGDPEVVGQSLELDYQPYEIIGVMPRSFRSPIEDDPPQLWLPLTFDSALLSTNRRMLAFGRLLPGLHLKDARSEVERAEEELKRIHPESVSGRSGVAESVHEIVVQDARSPLLLLFIAVGCVCLIAFCNLSNLFLAKTVSREEESSVRLALGARSSWLLRRSLLEKTLVASLGTALGFLLALFGQGPVVNLIPQGSVLPQLDRVGITFNSVLFAVGLIAAAVLFFGLILGNSVFRRLKPSISSSSPQRYMGGRRIGWIRGALVIVEVAIAVNLGIVAVLMFQTSVNRDRLSYGFDPSGLLTMRTGLRGDKYAEPGQRAAFFARALEEIRQLPGVESAAAVSRVPPDRASRLTPVGVQGLPQREESPQALVRIITPGYFEVLTTPILEGRAIEEHDSLESRPVALVNQVFADRYMAELPTLGAVIEPGGNMGARTIVGVADNLLSSDNPPQEIPTIYVPHAQVPYSTMSFLVYCRSDPKGLIAPVRRAIGNLDRLMPTYGISTIQEIIDLRNWRPRLIMVLTAAFSLLALFLAASGIYAAMAFALRERVREFGVRVALGAGMRDILKSVFKQAGWMIGWGMGIGVVLSLGSSALIESQLFGVHQNDLSSYLLVLALVSLIGLMAAGRPALQALRVDPAETLRRV, encoded by the coding sequence ATGATTCTTGATGGAATCTTGCGGGATTGCCGAGATGCCGTGCGGGCGCTGGCCCGCAACCCGGCCTTGAGCCTGTTTTCGATTCTTACTCTCGGCGTGGCAACCGGCGCTGCTATCATCGTCTTCTCCATACTGGACTCCATCCTTCTTCAACCCCTCCCCTACCAGGAAGCTGATCGTCTGGTCTTGTTGTGGGAAGCCGACGAACAGTGGGATCAGGACTGGGGAATGGTTTCCGAAGCGGCCTTCGTCAAGTGGCGGGACGAACTCCGGACCTTGCAGGGCTTAGCCGCCATCCGCAACGCATCCTTCAGTCTAACCGGCCTGGAAACGCCCGAATCTCCGCTGGTCCGGATGGCCACCCCAAGCTACTTCAGTCTTCTGGGGGCCGAAGCCGAGTTGGGACGCACCTTCAGCCCCCACGACGAGTCAGCCGGGGCCGAGAAGGTGGTTCTTCTCAGCTATGGACTCTGGCAACGCGTCTTCGGCGGCGACCCGGAGGTTGTCGGGCAGAGCCTGGAGCTTGATTACCAGCCCTACGAGATCATTGGCGTCATGCCCAGAAGCTTTCGCAGCCCGATCGAAGACGACCCGCCTCAACTCTGGCTTCCCTTGACATTTGATTCAGCCCTGCTAAGTACCAACCGGCGCATGCTGGCGTTCGGACGGCTGCTTCCGGGCTTGCACCTGAAGGATGCACGCAGCGAAGTCGAGCGCGCCGAGGAAGAGTTGAAGAGGATCCATCCCGAGTCGGTTTCGGGGCGGAGCGGAGTCGCGGAGAGTGTCCATGAAATTGTCGTCCAAGATGCAAGGTCTCCGTTGCTGTTGCTTTTCATCGCTGTCGGATGCGTATGCCTGATCGCCTTCTGCAATCTTTCCAACCTCTTTCTTGCAAAGACTGTCTCTCGAGAAGAAGAGAGTTCAGTTCGTCTCGCCCTGGGAGCCCGGTCCTCTTGGCTGCTGAGGCGGTCCCTGTTGGAGAAGACATTGGTGGCCTCCTTGGGAACCGCACTCGGATTCCTGTTGGCCCTCTTCGGGCAGGGACCGGTGGTGAACTTGATTCCGCAGGGATCAGTCCTTCCGCAGCTTGACCGTGTCGGAATCACCTTCAATTCCGTCCTTTTCGCGGTGGGGCTGATCGCCGCCGCCGTGCTCTTCTTCGGACTTATCCTGGGGAACTCGGTATTCAGGAGGTTGAAGCCCTCCATCTCCAGTTCCTCCCCTCAGAGATACATGGGCGGCAGGCGCATCGGCTGGATTCGGGGCGCCTTGGTTATCGTAGAGGTTGCGATCGCCGTCAATCTTGGGATCGTGGCTGTGCTGATGTTCCAGACATCGGTTAACAGAGACCGTCTCTCCTATGGTTTCGATCCCTCCGGCTTGCTCACCATGCGGACGGGTCTGAGGGGAGATAAATATGCCGAGCCCGGGCAGAGGGCGGCCTTCTTCGCCCGCGCTCTGGAGGAGATACGGCAGCTTCCGGGAGTCGAGTCAGCGGCGGCAGTGAGCCGCGTGCCGCCCGACCGGGCCAGCCGGCTTACTCCGGTAGGCGTTCAAGGCCTCCCTCAGCGAGAAGAGAGTCCGCAAGCACTGGTCCGGATAATAACCCCTGGGTATTTTGAAGTTCTGACAACCCCCATCCTTGAGGGGCGGGCTATCGAGGAGCACGACAGCTTGGAGAGCCGGCCGGTTGCGCTTGTCAACCAGGTTTTTGCCGACCGTTACATGGCGGAGTTGCCGACCCTGGGGGCTGTGATCGAGCCGGGCGGCAACATGGGCGCGAGGACCATCGTGGGCGTGGCCGACAACCTGCTTTCATCGGACAATCCTCCCCAGGAAATACCCACGATCTACGTGCCCCACGCTCAAGTCCCCTATTCGACGATGTCTTTTCTTGTGTATTGCAGAAGCGACCCGAAGGGCTTGATCGCTCCCGTACGAAGGGCTATCGGAAACCTCGACCGGCTCATGCCGACCTATGGCATCTCCACCATCCAGGAGATCATCGACCTGAGAAATTGGCGCCCACGATTAATCATGGTCCTGACGGCCGCTTTTTCTCTCTTGGCACTATTCCTGGCCGCCTCAGGCATTTATGCCGCCATGGCTTTCGCATTGCGCGAGCGGGTCAGGGAGTTCGGTGTTCGAGTCGCCTTGGGTGCTGGGATGAGGGATATCTTGAAGAGCGTCTTCAAGCAGGCAGGCTGGATGATCGGGTGGGGTATGGGCATCGGCGTAGTCCTCTCTCTGGGATCATCGGCGCTGATCGAGTCACAGTTGTTCGGTGTTCACCAAAATGACTTGTCCAGCTATCTCTTGGTGTTGGCGCTGGTTTCCCTCATTGGCCTGATGGCTGCCGGTCGACCGGCTCTTCAGGCGCTCCGCGTCGACCCAGCGGAAACCTTGAGGCGCGTCTGA
- a CDS encoding radical SAM protein, translating to MTEIGNLIDPLPVAGRRKVVLLATVEDREIYVPLSILTLASILHDRGFDTELIDVQVDRDWEPMLEAALPESLLLGVTCLTSPSIRHVLKARQIARRTSNEVPIVWGGYHATLAYQAILREGLADYVVRGQGEYALLGLCRALTQSASRTQLWSRLSGVRNLAYRQEDSLRVNPLERIADMNALPRLNYDLLNVQKYIQGDRLELSYISSYGCPYACTFCSEPTFSGRRWQPLKPTRVVEELIDLNERFEPSIVNMMDPNFSTHPKRVVEIVRLFLEREKSVSVLCDMRARDIVRIARDLDLADMRRAGIRKIYIGAESGSDRMLKRLRKSQQADDTLQACRLLDAEGIYSYTSFIHDLPGETEEDSRRTLELAEQLCALKHNRQFHHFFTPFPSTEIYDSIVEDSESEWTGRSQSDWARSSTFHGNDFWQGRFKFRKSVLRALLRLRDDYPGTFQPPSTLPLLKRLMA from the coding sequence ATGACTGAGATCGGCAACTTGATAGATCCATTACCCGTTGCAGGAAGGCGCAAGGTCGTGCTGCTGGCTACCGTCGAGGACCGCGAAATCTACGTGCCGCTTTCGATCTTGACCCTCGCTTCCATCCTCCATGACCGCGGCTTCGACACCGAATTGATCGACGTCCAAGTCGACCGGGACTGGGAGCCGATGCTAGAAGCCGCTCTTCCCGAGTCGCTGCTTCTGGGCGTAACTTGCCTCACAAGCCCCTCCATACGGCATGTTCTCAAGGCCCGCCAGATTGCGCGACGGACCAGTAACGAGGTACCGATAGTCTGGGGCGGATACCACGCCACCCTGGCTTACCAGGCTATTCTGCGTGAGGGCCTTGCCGATTACGTCGTCAGGGGACAAGGCGAGTATGCTCTGCTGGGTCTCTGCCGGGCATTGACCCAGTCAGCCAGCCGAACACAGCTCTGGAGCAGACTGTCAGGGGTCCGCAACTTGGCCTACCGCCAAGAGGACTCCCTGCGGGTTAATCCACTTGAGCGCATCGCGGACATGAACGCCTTGCCTCGGTTGAACTACGATCTGCTCAACGTCCAAAAGTACATTCAAGGAGACAGGCTCGAGCTCTCCTACATCTCCAGCTACGGGTGTCCATATGCCTGCACGTTTTGTTCCGAGCCCACCTTCAGCGGGCGCCGCTGGCAACCCTTGAAGCCGACGCGCGTGGTGGAAGAACTGATAGATCTTAATGAGCGCTTCGAGCCCTCTATCGTGAACATGATGGATCCCAACTTTTCCACCCACCCGAAGAGGGTGGTCGAGATCGTCAGGCTCTTTCTCGAGAGGGAAAAGAGCGTGAGCGTCCTCTGCGACATGCGGGCAAGGGACATCGTGCGGATTGCTCGCGACCTTGATCTGGCCGACATGCGCCGAGCCGGGATCCGCAAGATCTATATCGGGGCGGAATCCGGGTCTGACCGGATGCTTAAGAGGCTGAGAAAATCCCAGCAAGCTGACGATACCCTGCAGGCCTGCCGCCTGCTTGATGCCGAGGGGATCTATTCCTACACGAGCTTTATTCATGACCTTCCGGGCGAGACGGAAGAAGACAGCCGACGGACGCTGGAGTTGGCTGAGCAACTGTGTGCCTTGAAGCACAACCGTCAGTTCCACCACTTCTTCACTCCATTTCCGTCAACTGAAATCTACGATTCGATCGTGGAAGACTCGGAGTCGGAGTGGACCGGCCGCAGCCAGTCGGATTGGGCCCGCTCCTCCACCTTTCACGGCAACGACTTCTGGCAGGGAAGGTTCAAGTTCCGAAAGTCCGTCCTGCGCGCACTGCTTCGGCTTAGAGACGACTATCCGGGAACTTTTCAGCCTCCGTCGACCCTGCCCCTACTCAAGCGGCTGATGGCATAG
- a CDS encoding phosphopantetheine-binding protein: MSKPDQLVPRIRQVLLRLRPSIGDQVGLSDDLFALGLDSQAVVEFVLRLEDETGVEFELEDISLDSFRTIGSIEHLLKRKVVETST, from the coding sequence GTGTCGAAGCCAGATCAGCTAGTCCCCCGGATACGTCAGGTCCTGCTTCGGCTGCGCCCCTCCATCGGCGACCAGGTCGGCCTCTCCGACGACCTTTTCGCGCTCGGATTGGATTCGCAGGCGGTGGTTGAGTTTGTCCTCAGGCTGGAAGACGAGACGGGAGTGGAATTTGAACTTGAAGACATCTCGCTCGACAGTTTCCGCACCATAGGCAGCATCGAGCACCTGCTCAAGAGAAAGGTGGTCGAGACCTCGACCTAG
- a CDS encoding nucleotidyltransferase family protein — protein sequence MILIMRQRRIDMEILERLCSGELRKGDYRGFHQWLDAEDFSWGQLLESAVRHKVLPMLAHAVLSQSAVEKVPRFVGELMSETLRVNQHRLKVFRGVAARVLEAFEENGLPVASTKGLALESIVYGDRGLRGMWDIDFMIDPEDRKAVSKLLAKLGFEPGYLEWQSGDIHRLSRRELLAYELNPDHLPPQVLGVDDDILPCVNVDVACSFTWHRCEYSVPVEPALARRTFIEVPGLQGRCLPVLATDDHFIFIALHLFREAWIETWVSLEQDVNLVKFGDMYRFFHQYQDELTSESFRIKLKELDIAKPLAWVTSHLDSIFSSSLTSQIGISGEADAEWLGSAGGSARTTRKWSGDMRERLASTQRASLFREVEDEGPSNG from the coding sequence TTGATTCTGATCATGCGACAACGCCGCATCGACATGGAAATCTTGGAGCGACTGTGCTCCGGAGAGCTGAGAAAAGGAGACTATCGGGGCTTTCACCAATGGCTCGATGCTGAAGATTTCTCCTGGGGCCAACTTCTCGAAAGCGCTGTTCGCCACAAGGTTCTTCCGATGCTGGCACATGCGGTTCTCTCCCAGTCCGCCGTGGAGAAGGTCCCCCGCTTCGTGGGCGAGTTGATGAGCGAGACGCTGCGGGTCAATCAACACCGCCTCAAAGTCTTCAGGGGAGTGGCTGCGCGTGTGCTTGAGGCCTTTGAGGAGAATGGGTTGCCGGTGGCTTCCACCAAAGGCCTGGCCCTGGAGAGCATAGTCTATGGCGATAGAGGACTACGCGGCATGTGGGACATTGATTTCATGATCGATCCCGAGGACCGGAAGGCAGTCTCCAAGCTGCTTGCTAAACTGGGTTTCGAGCCCGGATACCTGGAATGGCAGAGCGGTGACATCCATCGTCTTTCTCGTCGCGAGTTGCTGGCTTATGAGCTCAATCCTGACCACCTCCCGCCTCAAGTATTGGGAGTGGATGACGACATCCTGCCCTGCGTCAACGTGGATGTCGCCTGCAGCTTTACATGGCACCGCTGTGAGTATTCGGTTCCTGTGGAGCCCGCCCTGGCCCGCAGGACGTTTATCGAGGTTCCAGGCTTGCAGGGCCGATGCCTTCCTGTCTTGGCCACTGACGACCATTTCATCTTCATCGCCCTGCATCTTTTCAGGGAGGCCTGGATTGAAACGTGGGTGTCCTTGGAGCAGGACGTCAACCTCGTCAAGTTCGGAGACATGTACCGCTTTTTTCACCAATATCAGGATGAGCTGACCAGCGAGAGTTTTCGCATCAAGCTTAAGGAACTGGACATTGCCAAGCCATTGGCCTGGGTCACGTCTCATCTCGATTCGATCTTCTCTTCTTCGTTGACGAGCCAGATCGGAATTTCTGGGGAGGCCGATGCGGAGTGGCTGGGCAGTGCTGGCGGTTCTGCCCGCACGACACGGAAGTGGAGCGGAGACATGCGCGAGCGCTTGGCTTCCACCCAGCGCGCGAGCTTATTTCGAGAGGTCGAGGACGAAGGCCCGAGTAATGGCTGA